CCGCGTCATCTGCGGCTAAAAACGTTTGGTGGCCTATCGTTTCGGCAGCGCAAAAACCCTGTATTCGCTCGGTGCCGGAGGCGCGATCGGCGGATCCGTCACGAGGTTTGGCTGAGTGAGGTAACCGTTGCCGCCAACGGCGATGGCAATGTATTCGCGGCCGTCGACCTGATAAACGGCAGGGATGCCTTCGCTCGCTGCCGGAAGATCCGCCGTCCAGAGGACCTTGCCGGTCTCCTGATCGTAGGCGCGGAATTTTCGGTCCGAAGATGTCCCCGCCAGGATCAATCCGCCGGCAGTGACCGCGACGCCGCCGCGGGGCGCCTGGCTGCCGAGTCCGGTTTTGCTTTGCCGCTCGAGTGCCGTGATGCCGCCGTCGGGAACCTGCCACAAGATGGTGCCTTTGTTCAGGTCGTAAGCGGTCAATTGAGACCACGGCGGTCCGATCAATTCCATACCATTACAGGCGGAGTTCATAAAATTGATCGGCGAATTGTAGTGGATGAAATCGGGCTGGTTAATTGCCGGTTGTGCCGGCGTCGCTGGAGTCGCGGGCGCGCCTCGTCCGCTGCCCTGCCCCCGCGCGCCGCCTGCTCCCGGAGCCGCGCCCGGTCCGCCTCGCACGCCTGCCGTTCCGCGAGGCGCTCCCGCGAATGGACCTGTTCCGCAATCGGGACGCGGCGGCGCCGCTCCGCGCGGGGCGTTGGGTTCGACCAGCCGCATCAGCGTCGGCTGTTCATTGGAGACAATATAGAGCGTGCCTTTTGCCGGATCGACGGCGGACCTTCCCCAGTTCGATCCGCCATTGTGGCCTGGCATTTCGACCGATCCCTGAAAGCTTGGCGGAGTGAACAGGCCTTCGTTGCGGTAGGTTTTGAACGCCGCGATCACGGCCTCGCGCTCCGCTTCAGGGAGGTAGGGATTGATATCTTTCTCGGTAAAAGACTGCCGCGCGAATGCCGGAGGCTTTGTAGGAAAGGGCTGCGTCGGCCAGGATTCTTCTCCAGGAACATCCGACTTCGGCACGGGACGTTCTTCGATTGGCCACAACGGCTCTCCGGTCAGGCGATTGAACACGTACAAGAAACCAAATTTGGTGGGCTGAGCGACGGCCTCGACGGTGCGCCCATTATTCCGCACGGTCAGCAGCTTTGGCGCGGCCGGCAAATCGTAGTCCCACAGATCGTGATGCACGAGTTGGTAATGCCAGATCCGTTTTCCTGTATTCGCGTCCAGCGCGACCAGGCTGTTCGCGAAAAGATTCTGGCCGTGCCGGTTCCCTCCGTAAAAGTCATAGCGAGCCGTTCCGAACGGTACAAAGACAATGCCGTTCTTTTCGTCCACCGTCAGTTCGTTCCAGTTGTGAACGCCGCCTGCGGTGGGCAGCATTTCCTTCGGCCAGGTTTCGCTTCCGAATTCGCCCGGGCGCGGCACACTATGAAATGTCCATTTCAGTTTGCCGGTCCGGACGTCGAAGGCCCGGACGTCTCCCGGCGTGGAGTCGTAACTCGCCCCCGAAGCCGGCATCGACAGGATTACGGTATCTTGATAGATGCGTCCGGGGTTGCCCGTCGGCCGTCCAAGCCGCCGGTCGGAATCCGCGGCCGGATCGACTCTGCCATTTTCGCCGAACGACATGATCGTTTCGCCGGTACGCGCATTGATCTCAGAGAGGTATCCGCCGCTGACAAACACAATGCGCCGGTCGGAGCGGTCTTTGCTTTCCCAGTAGTTCATGCCGCGGGCGCCGGGGCCGCCTCCGTGGCTCCAGAGTTCCTTGCCGGTCGAGGCATCGAGAGCAACGATCGATCCGGATTTCGAGACATACATCGTCTTGTCCACGATGATCGGATCGAAGGTCAAGGCGCCGCCGCCAACAGGATAGGTCCACGCGACTGCAAGCTGCTGCACATTGGTCTTATTGATCTGCTTCAATGAGGAATACTGCGACGAATCCGAGCCGCCGCCGTACTCTTTCCACGTCTCGAAGGAACGCTGTTCGGCCGCGAACAACATGGATGAA
The Terriglobia bacterium genome window above contains:
- a CDS encoding pyrroloquinoline quinone-dependent dehydrogenase, with the protein product MRKCILVIFAASSMLFAAEQRSFETWKEYGGGSDSSQYSSLKQINKTNVQQLAVAWTYPVGGGALTFDPIIVDKTMYVSKSGSIVALDASTGKELWSHGGGPGARGMNYWESKDRSDRRIVFVSGGYLSEINARTGETIMSFGENGRVDPAADSDRRLGRPTGNPGRIYQDTVILSMPASGASYDSTPGDVRAFDVRTGKLKWTFHSVPRPGEFGSETWPKEMLPTAGGVHNWNELTVDEKNGIVFVPFGTARYDFYGGNRHGQNLFANSLVALDANTGKRIWHYQLVHHDLWDYDLPAAPKLLTVRNNGRTVEAVAQPTKFGFLYVFNRLTGEPLWPIEERPVPKSDVPGEESWPTQPFPTKPPAFARQSFTEKDINPYLPEAEREAVIAAFKTYRNEGLFTPPSFQGSVEMPGHNGGSNWGRSAVDPAKGTLYIVSNEQPTLMRLVEPNAPRGAAPPRPDCGTGPFAGAPRGTAGVRGGPGAAPGAGGARGQGSGRGAPATPATPAQPAINQPDFIHYNSPINFMNSACNGMELIGPPWSQLTAYDLNKGTILWQVPDGGITALERQSKTGLGSQAPRGGVAVTAGGLILAGTSSDRKFRAYDQETGKVLWTADLPAASEGIPAVYQVDGREYIAIAVGGNGYLTQPNLVTDPPIAPPAPSEYRVFALPKR